Proteins from a single region of Chaetodon trifascialis isolate fChaTrf1 chromosome 10, fChaTrf1.hap1, whole genome shotgun sequence:
- the LOC139337910 gene encoding C-signal-like, translating to MSEKLGGNILVTGSNRGIGFELVKQLAEKTGAGAHIYACCREPEGSGAEALRNLATQHSGKITLIKLDVSNEDSISAAVQAVSKQIGAGVLNLLINNAGVNKPPSPATLSVTGKKEMMEVYETNVVGPFLLGKMFLPLLQRAAEKDKGDQMSCRRSAIINMSSIISSIEKCSDTFWMAPVYPYRTSKAALNMLTQCQALDFKKDNILVTALHPGWVRTDMGGERGKLSTLESVDGMMKVMSSLSNKDSGLLLDWEGKRIPW from the exons ATGTCAGAGAAACTGGGAGGCAACATTTTAGTGACTGGAAGCAACAGAGGCATTGGTTTCGAACTGGTCAAACAGCTGGCAGAGAAGACAGGAGCTGGGGCTCACATCTATGCCTGCTGCAGAGAGCCAGAGGGAAGCGGGGCTGAG GCCCTGAGAAACCTCGCCACCCAACATTCTGGAAAAATCACTTTAATCAAGCTag acgtCTCAAATGAGGACAGTATCTCGGCTGCTGTACAAGCTGTGAGCAAGCAAATTGGGGCTGGTGTTCTGAACCTCCTCATAAACAATGCTGGTGTCAACAAACCGCCCTCACCAGCAACGTTATCTGTCACTGGGAAAAAGGAAATGATGGAGGTATACGAAACCAATGTGGTCGGACCATTTCTCCTTGGGAAG ATGTTTCTTCCACTCctccaaagagcagcagagaaggaCAAAG gtgATCAAATGTCCTGCCGGAGGTCAGCCATCATCAACATGTCCAGCATCATCTCATCCATCGAGAAATGTTCAGACACCTTCTGGATGGCACCGGTGTACCCCTATAGGACCAGCAAG GCAGCTTTGAACATGCTGACTCAATGTCAAGCTCTGGACTTCAAGAAAGACAACATACTGGTGACAGCGCTCCACCCCGGCTGGGTCCGCACTGACATGGGAGGAGAACGG GGCAAGTTGTCCACCCTGGAGAGTGTAGATGGCATGATGAAAGTGATGTCATCACTCAGCAACAAAGACAGTGGGCTGCTTCTGGACTGGGAGGGCAAGAGAATCCCCTGGTAG